A single window of Coffea eugenioides isolate CCC68of chromosome 7, Ceug_1.0, whole genome shotgun sequence DNA harbors:
- the LOC113777730 gene encoding protein CONSERVED IN THE GREEN LINEAGE AND DIATOMS 27, chloroplastic-like, which yields MLRLSICFSPVPSLRQHKVGSSCRSWIVHYNRHQILSGRTIIRALKDETNGGKNGLPGQSWDPGLEIEVPYEQRPVNEYSSLKDSTLYSWAELGPGSFFLRLGGLWLVTFTVLGVPIAAASFNPAKDPLRFVLAASTGTLFLVSLIVLRIYLGWSYVGDRLLSAVIPYEETGWYDGQMWVKPPEILARDRLLGSYKVKPVIQLLKQTLVGTGVLLVAAVLLFIFATPVEDFIQNTLSAKENSTEVSVSKIDTKYNIRKEELFRLPVEVIDDDDLAAAAAEAADGRPVYCRDRYYRALAGGQYCKWEDLLK from the exons ATGCTCAGATTAAGCATTTGTTTTTCTCCCGTACCGAGTCTGCGACAACACAAGGTTGGCAGCAGCTGCAGGTCATGGATAGTCCACTATAACAGACACCAAATTCTGTCGGGAAGGACAATCATCAGAGCCCTTAAAGATGAGACAAATGGTGGCAAAAATGGATTACCTGGTCAAAGTTGGGACCCCGGGCTGGAAATTGAGGTGCCCTATGAACAAAGGCCG GTGAATGAATACTCATCACTGAAAGATTCTACTTTATATTCGTGGGCCGAATTGGGTCCAGGGTCCTTCTTCCTACGTCTTGGAGGTCTCTGGTTAGTCACTTTTACAGTTCTAGGAGTGCCAATTGCAGCTGCAAGCTTCAATCCAGCAAAG GATCCTTTACGCTTTGTCTTGGCGGCTAGTACAGGAACTCTCTTTCTTGTTTCACTAATTGTCCTCAGAATTTATCTG GGATGGAGTTATGTAGGCGACAGACTTCTATCAGCGGTCATACCTTATGAAGAAACCGGATGGTATGATGGACAAATGTGGGTAAAACCACCAGAG ATTCTGGCTCGTGATAGACTGCTCGGCTCTTACAAG GTCAAACCAGTGATCCAGTTGCTGAAACAGACACTAGTTGGGACAGGGGTGTTACTTGTTGCAGCAGTACTTTTATTTATATTTGCAACACCGGTAGAAGATTTTATCCAGAACACACTTTCAGCAAAGGAGAACTCAACCGAAGTTTCAGTTTCAAAGATTGACACAAAGTACAATATAAG GAAAGAGGAATTATTTCGGTTGCCGGTAGAAGTCATAGATGATGATGATCTAGCAGCAGCTGCTGCAGAAGCTGCTGATGGAAGACCAGTCTACTGCAGAGATAGGTATTATCGTGCATTAGCAGGTGGGCAATACTGCAAATGGGAAGACCTACTCAAATAA